DNA from Onychomys torridus chromosome 1, mOncTor1.1, whole genome shotgun sequence:
GgatttttcaaataaaagttttaaaaacatacttggatttttttttcccctttaggcACTATGCCACACTCCAGTAATCTCAGAACATGGGTGCAGAGGAAAGAGaactatgagtttaaggccagcctgaacagGCTGTTGCCattgtatttatgcatgtgtacTAAAATAAGTTATGCCACTTGGAGCGATAAGGCTTCCTCTAAGAACCATAGACTAATAAAACCCCAGCATCAGACATGGGAAACATCTTGAGTTGTTTGTTGGTCAAGGGGGTCAAAGAGACTCACCTAATAATATGCTATTGttattgcccttggttgcttGAACTAGATTTGCCCTAGAAGccttctccctgaggactaggTTCATAGTAGCCAAAGATGCTATAAAAACTGCCAAGGGAAAAAAGCAATAAGCAGCCTACCCAACCATAAAGCCTATGAACTGTATTAATGCCCAGCATAGGAAGGTATCCCCAAGGGTGCAATAGCAGCGGTGATAACTAAGTTGTCTAACTGAACTTAAGGCCCAGTGATATAAGAGGGAATTCACGCTTGGTACTATAAAGCTAGCCAACAACCTCTGGTTGGTGAGGTCATGGGCCCTAGACAAGAACTTACTCCCATCCCTAAGTTACTATAATTCCTAACTGCCTTCTAAACACTTACCCTTACACTCACAGATAAACACagccctcacccctcatcaaagccGCTTCCTTCAGCACCAGACAGAAGCTACAGAAATCTGCAAGTGGTCAGAATTCAGAGAACAGCTGCACATTGAGTGTTCAACCTCCATTGACACATGTCCAACACAACCAGTACACCTCGGGctcagggaacaggaggagggggcagaaagaccATAAGCGCCGGAGGACCAGGGTGTCTGCTGGGAGACCATGTCCTCTATGTGTAACAAGGAGGCTGCACCCATGAAACCTTAACAATATGACCCCCAAATGACCATAGCAGTTAGCACACCAACGCAGATGGGGAATCTCATAAGGCCTCACTTCTAGAAGAACTGCAGGGTAGTAACTAgtggctgagagagggagaagtaGTTTTCTTCAGGGAGGAATCCCCTAACTGACTGTCTAATCCAATTGGTCAGCCTAATGTTCTCAGCAGGCTGCATTTATACACgcagtggtgggggagggggggtgtcgACAGGAGGAATTGGagcggggaggagggaggggtagTAATGATGTCAATATAGTACTCaggtatgaaattctaaaaagaaaataacacctTCATAATTAAGATTAGAATTTTTCAAAGCATAGTACAAAATATTACAATGCTAACAATGAAGACACATTAAAAGCAAACGtgtactacaaaaacaaaaaagcagatgCTATTTGCAACTGGATTCAGCAGTGAACTGATGTGCAGAAGACACAAACAGCTCTTGCAAATCAATCAACAGGAAAGCTGTCTGATGTTGAAAATTCGATGCTCAGAATGGACCGTAAAAGGCGGGCTGATGTGTAATGTcacttacaggcaacaggaaactAAATGACAGTGAAGTATTAGTGACACACCACGGCAGGGTGTAAAGGAGGAGTGCTCGCAAGGGTTTCAGAGCGTGGggcacacacaaaatagaaactgtCTAGATCCCTGTGAAAGTGTAACCTGAGATGTGCTCCAGAGCCGTTTGGCAAGTGTCACTGATAACTGTTAGCTTCTGGCTTGAACTCCTGAGGTAGCACACGTCTGCCAAAGCAGAATGCTGGGAGGAGCCTGTCCATGTCATGAAAGGATATCAAAATGAATCAATCAGCTCATGCATCTACACTGATAAACTCCAAAAACGGTTGAAAAGAGCTGTGATCAAGGACACAAGGACACTAACGAACTGTGCACAAAAGGAAACCATGTATTCTTCATGAACATGCACATATAAGTTATAAAAACATATAATGGCATGAAATGCAGCCCTGGAATCTGGCCAGAAAGAAAAGACGTAAGAGCTTGATCTACCCTCCAATGTAGCGCAGCATCCTGAGCAAACTAACTTGACAGTAAGCTGAAGATCTCAGAAAACTGGGATATCACTACCGTGTGAGTTTTGAGATGATGGGGACAGATGACAGCGTAAGCACCACCGCACAGCTGAAAGCTGACTCAGCAAGGTCAGGAGCCAGTGGGCAGAGGTAATCCATCCGCTGACGTAAAATGCATGCCAAGAAGAGGGACTTCAGGATAAACTAATCCTTGTTTAAAAATCTCAATCTACTCGTGctgtttttgtcaatttgacataagcagggccatctgggaagagggaccctcgaTTGGGAAAACGCtgccatcagattggcctgtgggccatCTTCCTGAttgtccagctcactgtgggcaatgCCATCTACAGGTAGGTGGTTCTGAGCTGTATAAGCacgctgagcaagccagtaagcagtgttcctccacggcctctgcttaaTTTCCAGCCGCCAGGTCCCTGTCCAGactgccctcagtgatggactacacaGCTGAAACGAACTTAGCTCCCCAAGCTGCTTGTGGTCACGGCACTTGTCAgtgatagaaagcaaactaggtcACTATTGTTAACACAAATCAGCTATCGGTAGCCCCTCTCACTCCTCCACTCCTAACTacaaactgaactctggttcaaGGCTGATGAAAACCACCTGCCCTCTCCTGCACCCTTTGAAAGTATTGGCCACCTCTGATGAAGAACTTAGAGCAACTCTCAACTGTACTCAGTGCATGTGTTGTATTTGACTGGATACTATTAAGAACTCCAAGGAGACTCAGCTCTTATGGCTCACCTACAACACCCTAAGGTTGTTTTCTCCAGTTGAGACCCAGAGCTCAGAACTTACCCTCAGAGAACCAGCCTGACCTTTAATTCAAACGGAGTAGGTCGGATGACCTCAAAACCCATCATGTCACTGTACCCACACCTCCCAAAGCCCAGGGGATCTTGTGGTTGTCCTGTTCACACTGGTCTGCCTGGGCTGCCCTTACCAGACATCACGGTAAGTCCTTAAAAGAACTATTCAAATATGCTAAAGAAAATGGGGGGAAACTCTAAACCCCAGAACTCGTGACTGTTCTTTTAGGAGTGACCCAGCCTGACATAAAGAACAAACAGCTCAAAATCGGGAGTGAAGTATAAAGTGACTAAATCACACCAGGCCCTTTGCTGAATTTTACATTAAGTTCCATATCTACTCACCACAATGGCACACTCCATATGGGATTTGGCCCATTCTATAGGTACACAAGCTAAATTCTTAGGTGGAGCTAGGATCTGCACTTTGGCAGTGTGGTTCCCAAACAGGCCTGGTTAATCACTATGACAATGTTTTATAAACCTGAGACTTACAACTTGCTCCAATATACACCCATGCACTTACACACTCTGCAACACCATTGACCTTAGTGTCATGGCAAAAACATTTGGGATCATTATATTTCCTTAAGAGCCACAATTTCTAACAGGGAAACAACAAATATTACGATGAACAGTATttattataaatagaaaaaaacgTAAATGGCATTCATAGGGTAACAGTAATaattatgaatataaaaatatcagaGAACACATCATATAGATTGTTTGGAACCACACAGTGCTTATACCCATAcagaatatgtatttttaaagttgtgttgGCATGAAGCTAAAACAATTgtacttctattttcatttttaaacagacTTTTTTCCCCCATGAACTAGAGTAATTAAGAGACAATGGCTaccttgcttctttttcttctggaagagcaccaaAGCAATTTACCTAAGTGTTCTTTTGTAAATGTCTGACATCATACTACAATTTTCCAGTTGTTTAGAAAGCTGGATAACTCTTTAAACAATAgacaatgcattttttttcttccatctctttacCAATGAAAAAGTAAAGCTCCAAACCATAATAAAACATCAAAACCCTGCACAACATCCTAACGCTACCAGATATTTATGCCTAGCAGAATCAAGCTTGCACCAATCTTCTTTCCCATTCTTTTATCCTGGATTTTGGGAGTTCCTCAGATGGCACCTCAAGAGTTCAAGAGGAAGTGGTTGGACCACTAGCTGCAGGTCTGGCCCTGTTCTCCTCATCCGCCAAGGCCTCGCAGTATTGTGTTGGCCAGTCTTTTGGGTCCTGATTATGGACTTTGGCCACAAACTTGAGAACTTTCATCTTGCTGGTTTCCAGGTTGGTTCGCGGGCCCCACTGTAACTCATAGTCCACAGGATCGGTGTGGGGTATCCTCCGGTACTCCAGGTAGCGCTGCCGCACAAAGTCTTCAGTTATGAGTTTCTTTGGGTCACCGAAAATTAAATGCTTCTTAGTAGGGTACACCCCGAGCCGCCGCAGGAAGTCCCAGACCTCGGTCTCGGTGATGGTGTTGCCTTTCATGAAGATGAGCCCCAGGACTATCATGAGCAGGCCCGTGGTGGGTGTGCCTTGATCGCCTCTCACTTCCGCGTCCTCCTCCACCGGCTCCAGCATGTTGATAAGAATGTAGGTGTGGCTCTTGGGCTCCAGCTCCACCAGCTTGTACCCGAACACGTATTGCAGGCGTTCGGCGGCCAGCCTCAGCAGGTTGGGGTACACGTCCCGGTAGTCACCCACCACGTGCTTCAGGATGTCGGTGCGCTTGATGGGAATCTTCTTCTGGTCCTTGATCAGCAAGAACTGCACCAGCTCGGCCACCTTCAGCTCCAGCTGCTTCTGGGTGCGCGGCCCCACGGCGGGGGCCGACAGGGAGGCGCGGGAGCCCTGGGACGCGCTGCTCGTGCCGCCCGTGCCGCGGGACGTGCTGGGCGCCTCCTCGCCAGCGCCTCCCCACTCCCGCTCTCTATCGACCTGGGTGCTGGGCCGGCCGCGGCCCCTCGGCTTCTGCAGCATGTCACCGGGCCTCGGAGAGCTGGCCGTGTCCAACTCGCAGTAACGGCCAAAAGCCTGTACCCAGCCGCCCCGCGAAAATCGGCAAGGAAGAGCGGCGCGCGTGTGACGTCATATGCCTGCGCGCTGCGTCCCGGAGGCGGGGCGATACAGCCGGGAGTCAGCCGGACGGGGCGGGGCATCCGCACGACCACTGCGCGTGCGGAAGGCCTTGGCGGCGGCCAGCTCGTCTGGGCTCCAGCCCCGGTTTTGATGAGTATGGAATGGTGTTTATGAAATCatataaacagaaaacaagaaccaCACTCCTCGGCAAGTGTACGGCTGGATTCTAGGGCACACCGGTTTAGGCACGTTTTATAGTTTTTGCGGAGTATTTAAACTAGAAAATTTGTATATGGAACACAAGGGATAAatgtgtggaggtggggtggggtggggataatAAAGTGTAGAGGAAAAGAAGACCTGGGAAGAAAAGTAGAAGCGTTTATTTGTGTACCAAATGAGGAATGAAAGACCCAGAGGACCCCGTCTGGGTACTTTTCCTGGGCAGAGTTCATACCCTCTGGCCAGTTAATTTCTGTGCAATCCCTTGGAGTCTGTAAGGGAAATTATTCTCAACAGCAAGATTTGTCCTGCTATTTCCAGACTCAATTCTCTTCATTAAACTTCAGCTAGACGACTATGAGAAACCATATAAGCATTGACAATAATGTGTTTTAGCTTGGTAATGTGCGCTGACCTTTTAGAAGTTACCTTTGAGAAAACTGCCTTGGACCCACACTCACAACTTTAGCAGAAATGTGATGTTAGAGGAATGCCACCCCCAGAGACATTTGCTCTCTCCAGAGAATACCATTTAATTTAGGTTACCAATGATTGGGATTAGCAATAATGTGGATCTCTTAATTTTCTCTCTTAATATATAAGCTTTAAAGTCTCAGTAAGAAAGGAAAGCTATCATCCCCTACAATTTGTAATGCGTGCAGTTTGTAGATGGTTTAAATTGTACAACTCTAATAGACAAAATGAGTCATTTCATTAGCTCAAACCATCAGCAATCTGTTGCCATTGCTGCTACAGATCTTAGTAATGTGTTTCTTCTCCATTTACTGACAAAGAAACAGAGTTTCCCTCTGTCTTTTTAAAGCTACAAAGGAAATAGGTAAACTGTTCAAAGAACGAACTCAAATTGATTTCCTCTTTAATGCAAATATATTCAGAGGAAAGCAATTCAGATCACATTATTTGAATAATAACATCAAAACATGGCCttattaaaatttcattaaatGTAAGCAgcataaaatttttgtttgtaattCAATATGAAAATGCAGTCTGATAATGGGACCTGCATGCTAATATAAAATCTCATTCCAGGTTGTGATGCAAGCATTCTGAAATCTAGTGAGCTATGAGCAGTAACTTTGTGTTCCACACAGGGTCCAACCATCCTCAAGCATTGGTCTCAATTACAGAGGCTGCGATAGTTTGAATGTGTCTTCCAAAGCTCACATGTTGAAAACGTAATCCCCAATATAGCAGCACTGTTATTTTATGAGTGAATGAATGCCATGTTCTCGGTCGTGGGTTAAGAGTGTGTCTGTTTTACCATTGTAATCTCTCTCACCATCTCATGATACAGTGACCCTCAACAGAGGTGGTACCTGCCTTTAGACCTTCCAACCTCCAGAGCCATGAGTGAAACACAATCAAATTATTCACTCGATGGTATTATTTTATAGCTACACAAAATGGACTAAGATCAACTAAATAAAGCATAGCAGTAtggcattcttttttgtttacagTGAGCCATTCATCTGCTTCAGTTCTCCTGAAAATTGAAATCTGTATTTAAGTTCCTAGATGCCTCCTGCGATCTAAAATTCTGCAAAAGGTCCTTCCAGAAGGATCAGTTATGCCTTGAGCCAAATAATTTCAGCAGCCAAGAGATaagagagaaatgggaaataaGATGAGGGCTGCTGTCAGCAGCCAGACTGGTTTTCAGTATTTTCTGTGTTAATTTCTTCACCAAGTGCCAAGGAGCTCCAGCAGCCAGGCTAGCACCCAGGACTAAAACCACAGCATCTttgaacagcacacacacacacacaccccacacacacacacacaccccacacacacccacacagacagcAGATGATCATGACTCAAAACACATGAAGAAATGTACCAGTTTTAAGTCTTAAAACACCTATCTCCATGCTGTCCAGAATGGAAGTGAGAAAATACAGCCATAAGACAATGTTACGAAAATGAGGATTAGAACTTGCAGTGAGGAAGCTAAGCAAACCCCGCGTTCTCCTTCAAGTGGACAGTGGAAGCCGTGGAGGCTTGGGTAGAAACTGTgacagtaataataatgataatgacaaATGGCAGCAGCTAGTGATTTTACAAAGGCAACTGTAAACCCTGCTTCGAGGCCTGTTAATTCCTTCCACTCACAGAGAAACAGATGTGTGGAGTACAGACATGGTGATCTTGAAGAAGTACAGCTTTGACATCAGGGGATCTGGACTACAAATCTGAAAAAGCTACTGACACTCCAAATCTCGGCTTCCAGACCAACAATATGATACCATGAATCCTGGATTCAAGGAACTGACTGAAACTTGTTTGCTAAGTACCTAGCACAGGGTCTGGCAGGGTGTTTAATtgccctttgtttcttttcagaggGGTTATGTTAATGACAATTTTGAGGATGATGCAAAGTTGTGTGTGTCTCTTAGGGTCCTGGCTGGGCTGCAGAATTAAATTCGTGAGagagttttttaatttaatttgatttttgtaATCCTGGGGGTCAAATCTGGGGCCTCACATACATTAGGCAAATGtggtaccactgagctatacccacaGACCATGGGACCAATTAACTAGACAAaagcatacacctttagtccaagTGTTATGGGACACTGTTGCTTTTATAATGAAACAAAGGTCGAAAGGAGTGGCTACTTCTGTATTTGACCAAAAAGAAGTAATTGCATAAATTAACTAAATTATAAAGTATAAAGAAGGGAAGTTCTCAAAGGTTGCCCAGTGATCTCTTGGCCATGACCCAGTaatgtctcttttctctctgtgggCAAGCACCTTGTGCTTGGAAGTTTTTATCTCTTGTTTTTGGAAAGAGAGGAGCTGAGGCTGCCCTTCTGGCATCTGCTGTTTTTCAAGTGCTTTAGCTCAAAGTAACCCTCATGCCAAAGTGGCATATTCTGCTATCCTGCACTAGAAAGATGTTCAGCTCAGCAGAGCCAGAGCATGTGCACATAGAAAAGTCAACAAAAGGTTGGAAAGAAATATATAGACATCACTGTGCCATTTAGGCTATACACTTGGAGAAATAAAAAGgttgatttgtgtttgtttgtttgtttgtttgtttgtaagagaaatgaaaatgatgtCCTCAGTGAAGCCCCACTCTGCAGTGAAACAATGCTCTGCCTGTTATGTAGTTCAAACTTTTAGTAAATTCAGTGTGATTAGCATAAGGCAAGTTCAACTTTCTGTGGaagcctcaaagtcacagagataaATGattaaagcagaaaagaaaatttcaaatgcCTTGTCTTAATGACCTTTTTGTATTTATCATCAGACCCcaaacaaaggggaaaaataaaaattctttgagGCAAACCCCACACTAGCTAAGATTTCAAAGGCACTGAGAAAGGCTACACAGTGTGCCTTAAACATCTCTAagtaattaaatgctttcttccatcTCCTTGGCAGCGAATGCCTGCCAACGAGCTCTAATCATCTTCATTATCTACTAGAGGCCCCTCTTCATTCACTGACATTTCTTGTAGAACCAGAAGAAGATTTTAAATCTTCTAATGGCAGCATACCACTAAAAGCAGGTGAGGACctttggggaagagagagaatgatCAAAGCATGCAGCAAACATGCATGAGAAGCTTCCCTGCCTTTTTCTGGGGGAAGAAAATGGGATAGTGTGCAGCGGGCATGCGAAGGAACTGAGGCTCAAATACTGCTTTTGGTGCTAGGTAACAACAATGGCAATTAAGACACTTTAAAGGTCTCAGTAAAGTTCTTCGCATCCACTCACTGTTTACTCACTAAAACTGTGTCTACCCATCCCTAACAAAGGTCTCCAGACTGGACCACACGGTGGACTGCATGGAACATTTTGTTCCTCGTAAAAGTTGATCAAGCCTGGCAGAGCTCTCCTTGGCTGGGGAAAGGGGTTGGCTGATGAGACAGTGCCTTCCCAGTACTGCAGCCACTTGGCACCGAGCCTCTGACTGAATGCTCTtttcaagaaacagaaacaacacaGTTACCAAGGGCCCCGATGAAAAGCATTAAGAGGTATTGAGTTATGATCATGTAAGGTCTCAAATAGGAGTAAGACTTGATTTGCTTGCTTGGCTTCTATTTCCCACTGCAATTTGTTTCCCTTTGGAAATTGCCTCTTCCACCTCTAAGAGACCTTGATACTGCTCTTTCTTCCATTGCTGGTGCACGTGATTTGGGCCAAACACAGTGATTATGGCATCCAACCAGCATCCTTCAAGGGGCACTCACACCCAGGTCCTCCTTCCTGAGCTAGTAAGCTGAAGGGTAATATATACCTATTCTGTTATAGCTGTGGCTTGTCAAAAGACTTCCCTCATGGTGAGGCCAACTCAAAAGCTaccaaagagaaggagaaagagttcACATCCTGCCATCTGAATCTCCACGTCCTGGGTTTAAGGTTAGACTCCTGCAGATAACTGGACACTGGGCACCTTTCACCTAATCTGCTTTGAGCTGCTTTCTGGCACCTGAAGCTGAATGAgtttttgtaacatgaatcttaaagagtct
Protein-coding regions in this window:
- the Nsmce3 gene encoding non-structural maintenance of chromosomes element 3 homolog produces the protein MLQKPRGRGRPSTQVDREREWGGAGEEAPSTSRGTGGTSSASQGSRASLSAPAVGPRTQKQLELKVAELVQFLLIKDQKKIPIKRTDILKHVVGDYRDVYPNLLRLAAERLQYVFGYKLVELEPKSHTYILINMLEPVEEDAEVRGDQGTPTTGLLMIVLGLIFMKGNTITETEVWDFLRRLGVYPTKKHLIFGDPKKLITEDFVRQRYLEYRRIPHTDPVDYELQWGPRTNLETSKMKVLKFVAKVHNQDPKDWPTQYCEALADEENRARPAASGPTTSS